One Leisingera thetidis DNA window includes the following coding sequences:
- a CDS encoding division plane positioning ATPase MipZ → MPNENLVVIAAMARKGGSGKTTLSRALISAAIAAGRRVMLIDTDSTRVLGAWHARAQAGGLSSPLLCSATVESVAGVEDQIDQVYTAGTADFIFIDTAGVGAEWSDGIAVLADHIVTPVMLSTSDFDVGVQTADWFEKLKSRVDDPSSLPRHHVVLNMVDPKTTRADAALIEEALTRFPVIETVMMRRNTYKELDQKGLLHALALEKQSDPNPLMRPHVRHVVEALEEATDILNNILAA, encoded by the coding sequence ATGCCGAACGAAAATCTTGTGGTGATCGCAGCGATGGCCCGGAAAGGGGGCAGTGGAAAAACGACGCTTTCGCGCGCCTTGATCAGCGCTGCGATCGCCGCCGGACGCAGAGTGATGTTGATCGACACGGACAGCACGAGAGTACTCGGGGCCTGGCATGCTCGGGCGCAAGCCGGTGGGCTGAGTTCGCCGCTTCTCTGCTCGGCCACCGTCGAAAGCGTGGCGGGTGTCGAGGATCAGATCGATCAGGTCTACACGGCAGGCACAGCAGACTTCATCTTCATCGATACCGCAGGGGTCGGTGCCGAATGGTCAGACGGCATCGCGGTGCTTGCGGACCACATCGTGACGCCCGTCATGCTGTCGACGTCTGATTTCGATGTCGGAGTGCAGACTGCCGATTGGTTTGAGAAGCTGAAATCCCGTGTTGACGACCCCTCTAGCCTTCCGCGCCACCACGTCGTCCTCAACATGGTCGACCCGAAAACGACCCGTGCTGACGCCGCCCTGATTGAAGAGGCGCTCACCCGTTTTCCGGTGATTGAGACCGTCATGATGCGACGGAACACTTACAAGGAGTTGGACCAGAAGGGGCTTCTCCACGCCTTGGCGCTGGAAAAGCAATCCGATCCAAACCCTCTGATGCGTCCACATGTACGTCATGTCGTCGAGGCTCTTGAGGAGGCGACGGACATTCTCAACAACATTCTTGCTGCGTGA
- a CDS encoding relaxase/mobilization nuclease domain-containing protein — protein sequence MARSDRVRGIDPALFDRGWSRVSGSWQGLSKGAQMVRAARGYSPAIFKAISKGGCHTGAQLRAQLTYLTTKSTHILDSRGTHDGKKQLSEAEINRVARRFENQWNERYSPKLGHTSHLLMAFPVGTRGEEVRDITQAVCEKFFQGEGSQFDYIAAIHQDRAHPHAHIVLNRRSKDGEMFFLGKDHHFNYDAFREAMVEAARGHGIRLEATRRLDRGVTTYRAEIDEIYKARDEGRPPVERQRTGADLAAALETVRHNALIYRGLAAEASRSNFEDVSEALERASTILASGGQIQSDGAIYMSQDDAAFDTLITEFSQNIRQIEAAIDRAPAAERPVIERKLTDVLASVAHLNPLGDRSAALVDAPSRDGIYARSNASEDHLARLDDGEVAPKLAEALQGTGIDAEAVAARLREGAGNAALERQWLAQDLQGIAKASDLDLEKPADREEALDRLEAVHVRLGDVLTNVRVLRAPTEVDEVDDAEAALGKRLTTPGSDLAQDGSDIFAPSERQAFRALVAQFRRTDFDHPFSDDPSVRRAGAVEVEEARVAFDAYAQRSPEHAELASMAWEQMTDSRMPPQYAVSEQDRTLHAGDMDLALRDPSDHLGPITEELRTLARYRTEMPDDEFGQAVRGEINHLRSLGASRAYISERSFEIEDQARQDYAERRNLEETAPTVMAFVRNADVEGPLSESEQQDIVRQINERLSPDAIDALRAGNADVLDTFTEDPLRQLELAKTYLQSSEVTAHGPAMERVLDALAEEQIEAQRARHAAAHGEKGITHG from the coding sequence ATGGCGCGGAGTGACCGGGTCCGTGGCATCGACCCGGCGCTATTTGACCGCGGCTGGAGCCGAGTTTCGGGATCCTGGCAGGGGCTTTCCAAGGGCGCGCAGATGGTTCGGGCCGCGCGCGGCTATTCGCCAGCGATCTTCAAGGCTATCTCGAAAGGGGGCTGTCACACCGGGGCGCAGCTACGGGCGCAGCTCACATATCTCACGACGAAGTCGACCCATATCCTCGACAGCCGCGGCACCCATGACGGGAAGAAGCAGCTCTCAGAAGCCGAGATCAACCGAGTGGCGCGGCGGTTCGAGAACCAGTGGAACGAGCGCTACAGCCCCAAGCTTGGCCATACGTCGCATCTGCTGATGGCATTCCCGGTTGGGACCAGGGGTGAAGAGGTGCGCGATATCACCCAGGCAGTCTGCGAGAAGTTCTTTCAAGGTGAGGGCTCGCAATTCGACTATATTGCTGCAATACACCAAGATCGCGCGCATCCACATGCGCATATCGTTCTGAACCGCCGCAGCAAGGATGGCGAAATGTTCTTTCTCGGGAAGGATCATCACTTCAACTATGACGCCTTTCGCGAGGCGATGGTCGAAGCGGCCAGAGGACACGGGATCCGCCTTGAGGCGACGCGTCGTCTGGATCGCGGCGTCACGACCTACCGCGCCGAGATCGATGAAATCTACAAGGCCCGCGACGAGGGCCGTCCCCCTGTCGAGCGCCAGAGAACCGGCGCTGACCTGGCGGCCGCTCTGGAAACCGTCCGGCACAACGCTTTGATCTATCGCGGGCTCGCGGCGGAGGCGTCCCGTTCGAATTTCGAAGACGTGTCCGAGGCGCTCGAGAGGGCCAGCACCATCCTTGCCAGTGGCGGTCAGATTCAATCTGACGGAGCCATCTACATGTCCCAAGACGATGCAGCGTTCGACACGCTGATCACCGAGTTTTCTCAGAACATTCGCCAGATCGAGGCGGCGATCGACAGGGCGCCGGCGGCCGAGAGGCCGGTGATCGAGCGCAAGCTGACCGACGTTCTGGCCTCGGTCGCGCATTTGAACCCGCTCGGGGATCGCTCCGCCGCCCTGGTCGATGCTCCGTCCCGGGACGGCATCTATGCAAGGTCAAACGCAAGTGAAGATCACCTCGCGCGTCTTGACGATGGAGAGGTGGCACCAAAGCTGGCCGAAGCGTTGCAAGGCACGGGCATCGATGCCGAGGCTGTGGCCGCGCGCCTGCGGGAAGGGGCTGGCAATGCCGCACTGGAACGCCAGTGGCTGGCACAGGATCTGCAGGGGATTGCCAAAGCAAGCGACCTCGATCTGGAGAAACCTGCGGACCGGGAAGAAGCGCTCGACCGGCTGGAAGCTGTGCATGTTCGGTTGGGCGATGTTCTGACCAATGTACGCGTCCTGCGCGCGCCAACCGAGGTCGACGAGGTGGATGACGCTGAGGCAGCGCTTGGTAAGCGGTTGACGACACCTGGGAGTGATCTCGCGCAAGACGGGTCCGACATCTTTGCCCCATCGGAGCGGCAGGCGTTCAGGGCGCTGGTGGCGCAGTTCCGCCGGACGGATTTCGATCACCCGTTCTCCGACGACCCGTCTGTAAGGCGGGCCGGCGCCGTGGAGGTTGAAGAGGCCCGCGTCGCGTTCGACGCCTATGCGCAGAGATCTCCGGAGCATGCCGAATTGGCCTCGATGGCTTGGGAACAGATGACTGACAGTCGAATGCCGCCGCAATATGCGGTATCGGAGCAGGACCGCACGCTTCATGCTGGCGACATGGACCTCGCCTTGCGGGATCCTTCGGATCATCTCGGTCCGATTACCGAAGAGCTTCGCACCCTCGCCCGCTATCGCACGGAGATGCCGGATGACGAGTTCGGGCAGGCCGTTAGGGGCGAAATCAATCACCTTCGTTCGCTCGGCGCGTCGCGTGCCTATATCAGCGAACGCAGTTTCGAGATCGAGGACCAGGCGCGACAAGACTACGCCGAGCGCCGGAATCTGGAAGAGACAGCGCCAACCGTCATGGCCTTTGTGCGAAACGCCGACGTCGAGGGCCCGCTCTCCGAGTCAGAGCAGCAGGACATCGTCCGGCAGATAAACGAGCGACTAAGCCCCGACGCAATCGACGCGCTGCGGGCCGGTAACGCGGACGTCCTGGACACATTCACCGAGGATCCGCTGCGCCAGCTGGAACTCGCCAAGACCTATCTTCAAAGCAGCGAGGTCACCGCGCATGGCCCAGCCATGGAGCGCGTTCTCGATGCTCTGGCCGAAGAGCAGATCGAGGCGCAGCGCGCGCGCCACGCCGCGGCACATGGTGAGAAGGGGATCACCCATGGATAA
- a CDS encoding MobC family plasmid mobilization relaxosome protein: MARNRNVNFKMPRRSRLSEIERSTIAQERRNGVSAASLAARYDVSLKTIYNVVNHWGERQTANGSRSRVVGIRVSDDDLRRFDAALLRRGIAHRSDAMRRLMLAAEGVFLPDDEMCDELRSLGAALNRVGNNVNQIARRLNETKVRGERLSYPASSHRDVRALAGLVFDLADQVQEMSRARRSVLDLEISSALAGLAERNENGAE; the protein is encoded by the coding sequence TTGGCAAGAAATAGGAACGTTAACTTCAAAATGCCCCGCCGCAGCAGACTGTCAGAGATCGAGCGATCGACCATCGCCCAGGAGCGCCGGAACGGCGTCTCCGCGGCGTCATTGGCCGCGCGCTACGATGTCAGCCTGAAGACGATCTACAACGTGGTGAACCACTGGGGTGAGCGTCAGACAGCGAACGGCAGCCGATCGCGGGTTGTGGGGATCCGGGTCTCGGACGACGACCTGCGCCGGTTCGACGCGGCGCTGTTGCGGCGCGGGATTGCGCACCGCTCGGATGCAATGCGCCGCCTGATGCTGGCGGCCGAAGGTGTCTTCCTGCCCGACGACGAGATGTGCGACGAGTTGCGCAGCCTCGGCGCCGCGCTCAACCGGGTCGGCAACAATGTGAACCAGATCGCGCGACGTCTGAACGAGACCAAGGTGCGGGGCGAGAGACTGTCCTACCCGGCCTCAAGTCACCGTGACGTCCGCGCCCTTGCGGGTCTGGTCTTCGATCTGGCCGACCAGGTCCAGGAGATGTCGCGTGCGCGGCGCAGCGTGCTGGACCTTGAGATCAGCTCTGCCCTGGCGGGCCTCGCCGAGAGGAATGAGAATGGCGCGGAGTGA
- a CDS encoding type IV secretory system conjugative DNA transfer family protein produces the protein MDKGKIALGVLSLVLVGLAMGYVVATGFVMFRYGLSPTRFDVTLLAREYRGLSQSAPKDFLWVNLFLGGFGLASLMLSVTLLGDALTRFGTTHWQTRSEMKRNGFFAKPGGGFLLGKLGSPKSKRPFLVSKTFPHALIVAPTGRGKGVGFVIPNLLTYKGSAVVLDVKGENFRETSRFRASMGDKVFRFAPTDWDRPTHRYNPLARIAAMTNPDRQQMELKLTAKLFLQTDNEKLSGLLAGGIDLFVAAGLLAFERGVPTIGEIYRITASGGDKQKEYLKRSQEVKNKSAKLIFERMASTNNDTLTSYLSLLMTSGLDTWDNRAIDAATATSDFSFRDIRRRPHAIYLVVESEMIRPLAPLIRLFFSDLIASLQAREPGDDEPWPVMILLDEFDRLGKMPIVAESIKTLRSFGGNLAIVTQTIPALDEIYGENTRRSLQGGAGVKLYLTPSEQKTIEELSQAVGKTTKRVVTRSRAVGRNPFEGRSVSERTEDTPLLTEDEARRMDLDEVILVIDAQMPIRARRVKYFEDPVLKVLHAGQSGSFPYPDEDGLRRDRQMSETRETVEKLKQELQEVRAAAGANGSGVATSPATAEMPASNTQSSTPSRSNRARGRAARAGASGGGPVQLSFDPVGLGLKEPDRAELVAAVQTTRAIIAEYA, from the coding sequence ATGGATAAAGGCAAGATTGCCCTAGGAGTGTTGAGCCTCGTGCTGGTCGGTCTCGCCATGGGCTATGTCGTGGCGACCGGCTTTGTCATGTTCCGCTATGGGCTTTCTCCCACGCGTTTCGACGTCACCCTGCTTGCCCGCGAATATCGGGGTCTGTCTCAGTCCGCACCAAAAGACTTCCTCTGGGTGAACCTCTTCCTTGGCGGCTTCGGCCTGGCATCGCTGATGCTGAGCGTCACGCTTCTGGGGGATGCATTGACCCGCTTCGGGACGACGCATTGGCAGACTCGCAGCGAGATGAAGAGGAACGGTTTCTTTGCCAAGCCCGGCGGCGGCTTCCTTCTGGGCAAGCTCGGCTCCCCGAAATCCAAGCGCCCGTTCCTAGTCTCAAAAACCTTCCCCCACGCGCTGATCGTGGCGCCTACAGGCCGGGGCAAGGGCGTAGGGTTCGTGATCCCGAACCTTCTGACCTACAAGGGCTCGGCTGTGGTGCTCGACGTGAAAGGTGAGAACTTCCGCGAGACCTCGCGCTTCCGCGCCAGCATGGGGGACAAGGTTTTCCGCTTCGCGCCGACCGACTGGGACCGACCGACACATCGCTATAATCCGCTGGCGCGCATCGCGGCCATGACCAACCCCGACCGGCAGCAGATGGAGCTTAAACTCACCGCGAAGCTCTTCCTGCAGACCGACAATGAAAAGCTGAGCGGGCTTTTAGCCGGGGGTATCGACCTCTTCGTAGCGGCCGGTCTTCTGGCCTTCGAGCGCGGCGTTCCGACCATCGGCGAGATTTACCGCATCACAGCCTCGGGGGGCGACAAGCAGAAGGAATACCTGAAGCGTTCGCAGGAGGTGAAGAACAAGTCGGCCAAACTGATCTTCGAGCGTATGGCATCGACCAACAACGACACCCTCACTTCTTACCTCTCCCTCCTGATGACATCGGGTCTCGACACTTGGGACAACCGCGCGATCGACGCGGCCACCGCGACCTCTGACTTCTCATTCCGGGATATCCGCCGCCGCCCACATGCGATCTATCTTGTGGTCGAATCCGAGATGATCCGCCCGCTTGCCCCGCTGATCCGCCTCTTCTTTTCGGACCTGATTGCCTCGCTGCAGGCGCGGGAACCCGGCGATGACGAGCCGTGGCCGGTCATGATCTTGCTCGACGAGTTCGACCGGCTCGGCAAAATGCCGATCGTCGCCGAGAGCATCAAAACTCTGCGCTCCTTCGGCGGCAACCTCGCCATTGTCACCCAGACCATTCCGGCGCTGGACGAGATCTATGGTGAGAACACCCGCCGGTCGCTTCAGGGCGGCGCCGGAGTGAAGCTCTACCTCACCCCATCCGAGCAGAAGACAATCGAGGAGTTGAGCCAGGCCGTCGGCAAGACCACCAAGCGTGTGGTGACCCGCTCCCGCGCTGTTGGACGCAATCCATTCGAGGGGCGCAGCGTTTCGGAGAGGACAGAAGATACCCCGCTTCTGACAGAGGATGAGGCCCGGCGCATGGACCTCGACGAGGTCATCCTTGTGATCGACGCGCAGATGCCCATCCGCGCAAGAAGGGTGAAGTATTTCGAGGACCCGGTGTTGAAGGTTCTGCACGCCGGTCAATCGGGAAGCTTCCCATATCCGGACGAGGACGGCCTTCGGCGGGACCGACAGATGTCCGAGACTCGCGAGACGGTCGAGAAGCTGAAGCAAGAGCTGCAGGAAGTGCGGGCGGCCGCAGGCGCAAATGGTTCTGGGGTAGCGACCTCACCGGCAACGGCGGAGATGCCCGCATCGAATACGCAGAGTTCCACGCCTTCGCGGTCAAATCGCGCGCGGGGTCGAGCAGCTCGCGCGGGAGCTAGTGGAGGTGGGCCAGTGCAGTTGTCATTTGATCCGGTGGGGCTGGGGCTCAAGGAGCCGGATAGAGCAGAACTGGTAGCTGCGGTCCAGACGACACGGGCCATCATTGCAGAATATGCGTGA
- a CDS encoding ATP-dependent DNA helicase, producing the protein MDMTGNPERFGVLLPLWPDLHTLATEAEQNADKLPDFSTIRLRSFSEAMVCHLFRHHGLQLNDEEKQFDRLQLLQHNDLLDRRILGLLHTIRKLGNIAAHGKRPVSVAEARDLLDDALSLTAWFCLEMRPDIDWQARGRAASITPSACHETSQDMCPADARENIVQNRDAGLETLVGPPQTRISLWDMFEEDLTADQQRGISALDGFLADDTQRVFLLKGYAGTGKTFLAGGLTEFLLAQGRMFSLAAPTGRAAKVITKKTGQSARTIHSLIYDYSEMTEQTEDDGDGSATFKMIAKVRNNDDPVDAVAIIDEASLVSNVYSESEFFRFGSGHLLRDLIEHVGSTHSGNARKIIFIGDPAQLPPVGMSTSPALDADYLRETFGLDATSYELTEIVRQKAESAVIRNVMPLREGVTSGRFSSLTFSFDDDVIQLPKDSVTPLYMKIREGRGPQAPIIVTHSNTEAANFNRAIRAVLFPGKATVAAGDSVIVAANGFCGPHYVANGEILQIDAAEATVERRSVQLLQKIGNSDVSEPINVALNFRDVMVALPQSEGDDLILKAKILDDFLHGDDASLASAQQRALYVDFLKRHKHIDRNKDRDAFQLALRSDPYFNALRLRFGYAITCHKAQGGEWSHVIVSCATRQNPRSSDYFRWLYTAMTRTSSKLYLVDPPEIRLKAAGTGWVTPSTRQPGPQSPESGPPDQRAMAPEPDGGAPSPALSPQSLFRTWLQTEIRNRLADTGVEIEDVAHHQYREAYFLKRGADAVRIDIGYKGNWTVSSVTCPRPDGFAEEIMARIAGLSGQKPGTGTLSSASVGAPDRPFLRDFHDRLIAALSKKGITVANFKEQQWSQRYTLARGLDTVTVDIFYNGKNQLTKFMPVNPSLNPEPSLIALQDDVGTVLTDEVVP; encoded by the coding sequence ATGGATATGACGGGAAATCCAGAGCGCTTTGGCGTGTTGCTGCCTCTCTGGCCGGACCTGCATACCCTAGCGACCGAAGCAGAGCAGAATGCCGACAAGCTCCCTGATTTTTCGACCATCCGCCTACGCAGCTTTTCGGAGGCAATGGTTTGCCACCTTTTTCGGCACCATGGTTTGCAATTGAACGATGAAGAGAAGCAGTTCGACCGCCTGCAACTGCTTCAGCATAATGATCTTCTGGATCGGCGGATTCTTGGGCTTTTGCACACCATCCGGAAACTCGGAAACATCGCCGCACACGGAAAGCGTCCTGTATCGGTGGCTGAAGCCCGCGATCTGCTCGATGACGCCCTCTCGCTGACCGCTTGGTTCTGCCTCGAAATGCGCCCGGATATTGACTGGCAAGCGCGGGGACGTGCCGCGTCCATAACGCCTTCAGCATGTCATGAGACCTCGCAGGACATGTGCCCAGCCGACGCGAGGGAGAACATTGTCCAAAACCGCGACGCTGGCCTAGAGACCCTGGTCGGGCCACCGCAGACGCGGATCTCGTTGTGGGACATGTTCGAAGAGGATCTCACGGCCGACCAGCAGAGGGGCATTTCGGCGCTCGATGGATTCCTCGCAGACGACACCCAGCGGGTATTTCTGCTGAAAGGCTATGCGGGAACGGGGAAAACCTTCCTTGCGGGTGGTCTGACCGAGTTCTTGCTTGCCCAAGGGCGGATGTTCTCGCTTGCGGCCCCGACAGGGCGGGCAGCCAAAGTCATCACAAAGAAAACCGGGCAGTCAGCGCGAACGATCCACAGCCTGATCTACGACTATAGCGAGATGACCGAGCAGACCGAAGATGACGGCGATGGGTCGGCCACCTTCAAGATGATTGCCAAGGTCCGGAACAATGATGACCCGGTCGATGCCGTTGCCATCATCGACGAGGCGTCGCTCGTATCGAACGTGTATTCCGAAAGTGAATTCTTCCGGTTTGGCAGCGGACATCTGTTGCGGGATCTGATCGAGCACGTGGGTTCAACGCATTCAGGCAACGCCCGAAAGATCATCTTCATCGGCGATCCTGCGCAGCTGCCTCCGGTCGGCATGTCGACCTCTCCTGCCCTGGACGCGGATTACCTGCGTGAGACCTTTGGGCTTGATGCAACCAGCTACGAGTTGACTGAAATCGTCCGCCAGAAAGCTGAAAGCGCGGTAATCCGCAATGTCATGCCCCTGCGCGAAGGCGTTACCAGTGGACGCTTCAGCAGCCTGACGTTCTCTTTCGACGATGACGTCATCCAACTGCCCAAGGACAGTGTCACACCTCTCTATATGAAGATCCGCGAAGGACGCGGCCCCCAGGCGCCGATCATCGTTACCCACTCGAATACCGAAGCCGCCAATTTCAACCGCGCGATCCGGGCAGTACTGTTTCCGGGCAAGGCGACAGTGGCGGCCGGTGACAGCGTGATTGTTGCGGCCAATGGCTTTTGCGGTCCTCATTACGTCGCCAATGGTGAAATCCTGCAGATCGACGCGGCTGAAGCGACGGTCGAGCGACGGTCTGTGCAGTTGCTTCAGAAGATCGGCAATAGCGACGTATCGGAACCCATTAATGTCGCGCTGAATTTTCGAGACGTCATGGTTGCGCTGCCGCAATCGGAAGGTGACGATCTCATCCTGAAGGCAAAGATACTCGACGATTTTCTGCACGGCGACGATGCTAGCTTGGCATCTGCGCAGCAGCGCGCCCTCTACGTCGATTTCCTCAAGCGCCACAAGCATATCGACCGGAACAAAGATCGTGATGCATTCCAGTTGGCCCTGCGTTCGGATCCGTATTTCAACGCTCTTCGCCTCAGGTTTGGCTATGCCATTACCTGCCACAAGGCGCAGGGCGGCGAGTGGAGCCATGTGATCGTCAGTTGCGCAACCCGGCAGAACCCGCGGTCATCGGACTATTTTCGCTGGCTCTACACGGCCATGACCCGGACCAGCAGCAAGCTGTATCTTGTCGATCCGCCGGAGATCAGGCTGAAAGCGGCGGGAACCGGATGGGTTACGCCGTCTACCAGACAACCCGGCCCACAAAGCCCGGAGTCCGGCCCTCCCGACCAGCGAGCGATGGCCCCTGAACCAGATGGAGGGGCCCCCTCCCCGGCTTTGTCCCCGCAATCCCTGTTCCGCACTTGGCTTCAAACGGAAATCCGCAACAGGCTGGCCGACACTGGGGTCGAGATCGAGGACGTCGCTCACCACCAGTATCGAGAGGCGTATTTCTTAAAGCGAGGTGCTGATGCTGTTCGGATCGACATCGGCTACAAGGGAAACTGGACTGTCTCTAGCGTGACCTGCCCGAGGCCTGACGGCTTCGCGGAGGAAATCATGGCTCGCATCGCTGGATTGTCGGGCCAGAAACCAGGAACCGGCACTTTGAGCTCGGCCAGCGTGGGCGCGCCTGACCGCCCGTTCCTGCGGGATTTCCATGACCGGTTGATTGCTGCGCTGTCGAAGAAGGGCATTACGGTCGCCAACTTCAAGGAGCAGCAATGGAGCCAGCGCTACACTCTCGCGCGCGGTCTGGACACAGTCACGGTAGACATCTTTTACAACGGTAAAAACCAGTTAACCAAGTTCATGCCTGTCAATCCGTCCCTGAACCCTGAGCCATCACTCATCGCGCTGCAGGATGATGTCGGAACCGTTCTGACCGACGAGGTCGTCCCGTGA
- a CDS encoding Fic family protein, which produces MAWNWTLPDWPDFRYDASALEPFEQTFLLSSGEILGAVHHVSQPEREQLRIELLSEEAMQTSAIEGEILDRLSVQSSLRRHLGLDPDSYPAKPREQGVAEMMVDVYSSFAEPLTHETLYRWHRMLLSHDRRLETIGAYRHHAEAMQIVSGRLDRPTIHFEAPPSERVMPEMERYADWFNKTGPGGAEPLPALTRAGLSHLYFESIHPFEDGNGRLGRALAEKSLAQNIGQPTLISLAFTIEKERKGYYDQLEQHQKTLDVTDWLVWFAEVVLKAQQATLDRVGFFISKAHFYDRHRDHLNERQAKAIARIFREGPGGFKGGLSADNVTARFEPPARVSWRLLRDVHKDVFNDVSYREGGSCAGRNSWLGASAPLE; this is translated from the coding sequence ATGGCTTGGAACTGGACGCTGCCCGATTGGCCGGATTTCCGGTATGACGCCTCCGCTCTGGAGCCGTTTGAGCAGACGTTCCTGCTGTCGTCCGGAGAAATCCTCGGCGCGGTCCATCATGTCAGCCAGCCGGAACGCGAGCAACTCCGCATCGAACTGCTCAGCGAGGAAGCGATGCAGACGAGCGCCATCGAGGGTGAAATCCTCGATCGGCTCAGTGTCCAGTCTTCGCTGCGCCGCCATCTGGGCCTCGATCCGGACAGCTACCCTGCCAAACCGCGCGAACAGGGCGTCGCGGAAATGATGGTCGACGTCTATTCCAGTTTTGCAGAGCCGCTGACCCATGAGACATTGTACCGCTGGCATCGGATGCTCCTGTCCCATGACCGTCGGTTGGAAACCATCGGGGCCTACCGACACCACGCCGAGGCGATGCAAATCGTTTCCGGCCGCCTTGACCGGCCCACGATCCATTTCGAAGCGCCGCCCTCGGAGCGGGTCATGCCCGAGATGGAGCGATACGCGGATTGGTTCAACAAGACCGGGCCGGGGGGAGCAGAGCCGCTTCCAGCGCTGACGCGCGCAGGGCTAAGCCACCTCTATTTCGAGAGTATCCACCCATTCGAAGACGGCAACGGCCGCTTGGGTCGCGCCCTCGCTGAAAAGTCGCTGGCGCAGAACATTGGCCAGCCGACCCTCATCTCGCTCGCCTTCACCATCGAGAAGGAGCGCAAGGGATACTACGATCAGCTCGAGCAGCATCAAAAAACACTCGACGTGACCGATTGGCTCGTCTGGTTCGCAGAAGTTGTCTTGAAGGCCCAACAGGCAACACTCGACCGCGTCGGCTTCTTCATCAGCAAGGCACACTTCTACGATCGTCACAGAGACCACTTGAACGAACGCCAGGCCAAGGCCATCGCTCGAATATTTCGGGAAGGCCCTGGCGGTTTCAAAGGCGGCCTCAGCGCCGACAACGTAACCGCCCGATTTGAACCGCCTGCTCGTGTGTCCTGGAGATTGCTAAGAGACGTCCATAAAGACGTCTTTAATGACGTCTCCTACAGGGAGGGAGGCAGCTGTGCGGGGCGAAATTCTTGGCTTGGAGCGTCGGCGCCGCTGGAGTGA
- a CDS encoding helix-turn-helix domain-containing protein: protein MAFKAELLKKKLKAEGKSRDELAAAIKKHKRTVSRWLAGTNPPKPKDLEAIARVLNCKPQDFDPFFADVDLGEVSIQAHVSAASHNAYELMRWRYGVSQKQIMELAPVLFSIVAGHALKVPVQDDEVARLAFENGLSDPRLQGGHLEDQASKLKKCFGIETLHPGTETSRNLFSEAIVRLSAQISDHVDTKWFVGAATEEAPNAAGFISDIELVEALSGGQPQLAEAIAKGRIRLSSVLHQAKEAKGGGLSIEEFSKAIREAHEQGMEDQRKAGLKKLKAWRAFYSERHPELAAEYDDLVAKHCHEEGWYPERYTDDDRVQSWVNPFQEDLHLNEDTLSEYQSRKAAASEGGKIALVFPFEDPIYRRFEELQRHRSKLKKQFEEEWA, encoded by the coding sequence ATGGCGTTCAAGGCAGAACTTCTCAAGAAGAAGCTGAAAGCAGAGGGGAAATCGCGCGACGAACTCGCCGCGGCGATCAAGAAGCATAAGCGCACAGTGAGTCGCTGGCTGGCGGGAACCAATCCGCCCAAGCCCAAGGATCTGGAGGCGATTGCCCGCGTTCTGAACTGCAAGCCTCAGGATTTCGATCCGTTCTTTGCCGACGTGGACTTGGGAGAAGTGTCCATCCAGGCCCATGTTTCTGCTGCGTCCCACAATGCCTACGAACTCATGCGTTGGCGTTATGGGGTCAGCCAGAAGCAGATCATGGAACTGGCACCCGTTCTCTTTTCGATTGTGGCCGGACATGCACTGAAAGTGCCGGTGCAGGACGACGAAGTAGCTCGCCTTGCCTTTGAAAACGGCCTCTCCGATCCGCGTCTGCAAGGGGGGCACCTTGAGGACCAAGCCAGCAAGCTCAAAAAATGTTTCGGAATCGAGACGTTACACCCTGGCACCGAAACGTCGCGGAATCTGTTCAGCGAGGCAATCGTTCGGCTGTCGGCGCAGATTTCAGACCATGTCGACACAAAGTGGTTCGTGGGGGCAGCGACCGAAGAGGCCCCGAATGCGGCCGGATTTATATCGGACATTGAGCTCGTAGAGGCTCTCTCTGGGGGGCAACCGCAGCTGGCTGAGGCCATCGCGAAAGGACGCATTCGGCTGTCCTCGGTCTTGCATCAGGCCAAGGAAGCCAAGGGCGGTGGCCTCTCGATTGAAGAGTTTTCTAAGGCCATTCGGGAAGCGCATGAGCAGGGCATGGAGGATCAGCGGAAGGCAGGTCTCAAGAAGCTGAAGGCCTGGCGCGCGTTCTATTCCGAACGCCATCCGGAACTGGCCGCGGAGTATGATGACCTCGTGGCGAAGCATTGCCATGAAGAAGGTTGGTACCCTGAGCGGTATACGGATGATGACCGTGTTCAAAGCTGGGTGAACCCGTTCCAGGAAGATTTGCATCTCAACGAAGATACGCTTTCTGAGTATCAGAGCCGCAAAGCTGCGGCCTCTGAAGGCGGCAAAATTGCCTTGGTTTTCCCGTTCGAAGATCCGATCTATCGCCGCTTTGAAGAACTCCAGCGTCACCGCTCCAAGCTCAAAAAGCAGTTCGAGGAGGAGTGGGCATGA